Proteins encoded together in one Lepisosteus oculatus isolate fLepOcu1 chromosome 2, fLepOcu1.hap2, whole genome shotgun sequence window:
- the prickle3 gene encoding prickle planar cell polarity protein 3 isoform X4, whose product MMLKLVSDFQRHSISDDDSGCASEEYAWVPPGLKPEQVYQYFSCIPEDRVPYVNSPGERHRIKQLLHQLPAHDSEPQYCNSLDEDEQRELRLFSQQRKRENLGRGVVRLFPVTMTGAICQQCGKQIRGGDIAVFASRAGHGACWHPQCFQCATCSELLVDLIYFYQDGKIYCGRHHAESLKPRCQACDEIILADECTEAEGRHWHMKHFCCFECETALGGQRYIMRESRPYCCACYEALYAEYCDTCGEHIGIDHGQMTYEGQHWHATESCFCCARCRLPLLGRPFLPKQGLIFCSRACSLGDDPDASDSCDSAFQGGRTPHCQRRAKAHSAPCRPEDRTAGRKESAAQTAKPSVPNGVPLANGHPPRTSPTQQDLLPNGLGPAPATEQSQSTLGLAHPTPKPDRPISCLEFEGEQPPLFDHSPPRYTSRGTSTTRDSGTTADQTASVAERDKAPRSQRYSMPNLGNHLCPAEICPSPPPSVEPPSSVLRPQHTPRTEPLPPAPAGQLSRSTTARVSFREPISSSFLVEEDDEEEEEGEDPELEQEVVVDFRKEGERSEEADALSGRRNRHHFQRQPFRSGMPPQMELLAVDGPYQHRSFRRGGRARPGSGSALHLATERRFRQPRSERPRLDALDWRGERPPAAARRSPPPPLTLRPARRRHEDSCSTCSSSSDSEEEGFFLGQPIPLPPQLRDAQARRGSAASGDRDRDRDRDRDREGEGDRGGSLRSSLRRRGRANSLSQDKDKSCVVS is encoded by the exons gtgtaTCAGTATTTCAGCTGTATCCCTGAGGACAGGGTGCCCTATGTCAACAGCCCTGGGGAGAGACACCGCATCAAACAACTGCTACACCAGCTTCCAGCCCACGACAGCGAG CCACAGTACTGCAACTCCCTGGACGAGGACGAGCAGAGGGAGCTGAGGCTGTtcagccagcagaggaagagggagaaTCTGGGCAGGGGGGTGGTCAGGCTCTTCCCCGTCACCATGACGGGGGCCATCTGTCAACAG TGCGGCAAGCAGATCCGGGGTGGCGACATCGCGGTGTTCGCCAGCCGGGCGGGGCACGGGGCCTGCTGGCACCCGCAGTGCTTCCAGTGCGCCACCTGCAGCGAGCTGCTGGTGGACCTCATCTACTTCTACCAGGACGGCAAGATCTACTGCGGCCGGCACCACGCTGAGAGCCTCAAGCCGCGCTGCCAGGCCTGCGACGAG ATCATCCTGGCGGACGAGTGCACGGAGGCCGAGGGCCGCCACTGGCACATGAAGCACTTCTGCTGCTTCGAGTGCGAGACGGCGCTGGGCGGCCAGCGCTACATCATGAGGGAGAGCCGGCCCTACTGCTGCGCCTGCTACGAGGCTCTGTACGCGGAGTACTGCGACACCTGCGGCGAGCACATAG GCATTGACCACGGCCAGATGACCTACGAGGGGCAGCACTGGCACGCCACCGAGTCCTGCTTCTGCTGCGCCCGCTGCCGCCTGCCGCTGCTTGGCCGCCCCTTCCTGCCCAAGCAGGGCCTGATCTTCTGCTCGCGGGCCTGCAGCCTGGGCGACGATCCCGACGCCTCCGACTCCTGCGACTCCGCCTTCCAGGGCGGACGCACGCCGCACTGCCAGCGCCGCGCCAAGgcccacagcgccccctgccggcCGGAGGACCGCACTGCGGGCCGCAAGGAGAGCGCAG CTCAGACAGCTAAGCCCTCTGTTCCGAACGGGGTACCCCTGGCCAACGGGCACCCCCCCAGAACGTCGCCTACCCAGCAAGATCTGCTCCCCAACGGCCTGGGTCCCGCTCCAGCAACAGAGCAATCCCAGAGCACCCTGGGGCTCGCTCACCCCACCCCCAAGCCTGACCGTCCAATCAGCTGTCTCGAGTTCGAAGGGGAACAGCCCCCTCTCTTTGACCACTCCCCTCCCAGGTACACCTCTCGTGGAACGTCAACCACAAGGGATTCTGGGACCACAGCAGACCAGACAGCTTCTG TGGCAGAGCGGGACAAAGCCCCACGGTCTCAGCGTTACTCCATGCCAAACCTGGGGAACCACCTATGTCCAGCAGAGAtctgccccagcccccctccCTCTGTGGAGCCCCCCAGCTCTGTGCTGAGACCCCAGCACACGCCCAGGACAGAGCCCCTCCCCCCAGCCCCTGCCGGCCAATTGTCTCGCAGCACCACCGCCCGCGTCAGCTTCCGCGAGCCAATCAGCAGCAGCTTCCTGGTGGAAGAGGACgacgaggaggaagaggaaggggaGGACCCAGAGCTCGAGCAggaagtggtggtggatttccgaaaagagggagagagaagcgaGGAGGCTGATGCACTTTCTGGCAGGAGGAATCGGCACCATTTCCAGCGGCAACCATTCCGGTCAGGAATGCCACCCCAGATGGAGCTCCTGG ctgtggaCGGGCCGTACCAGCACCGCAGCTTCCGGCGCGGGGGGCGGGCCCGGCCGGGCTCGGGGTCCGCCCTGCACCTGGCCACGGAGCGCCGCTTCCGGCAGCCGCGCAGCGAGAGGCCGCGGCTGGACGCGCTGGACTGGCGCGGGGAGAGGCCGCCGGCCGCCGCCCGCCGCTCGCCGCCGCCCCCCCTCACCCTGCGGCCCGCCCGCCGGCGCCACGAGGACTCCTGCTccacctgctcctcctcctccgactCCGAGGAAGAGGGCTTCTTCCTGGGGCAGCCCATCCCCCTGCCCCCCCAGCTGCGGGACGCCCAGGCCCGCCGCGGCTCCGCAGCCTCCGGGGACCGGGATCGGGATCGGGATCGGGATCGGGAccgggagggggagggggacaggGGGGGCAGCCTGCGCTCCAGCctgaggaggagggggagggcgAACAGCCTGAGCCAGGACAAGGACAAGAGCTGTGTGGTGTCCTAA
- the prickle3 gene encoding prickle planar cell polarity protein 3 isoform X3 gives MWKICLHCKCAREDHAVRAVPGDLEKMMLKLVSDFQRHSISDDDSGCASEEYAWVPPGLKPEQVYQYFSCIPEDRVPYVNSPGERHRIKQLLHQLPAHDSEPQYCNSLDEDEQRELRLFSQQRKRENLGRGVVRLFPVTMTGAICQQCGKQIRGGDIAVFASRAGHGACWHPQCFQCATCSELLVDLIYFYQDGKIYCGRHHAESLKPRCQACDEIILADECTEAEGRHWHMKHFCCFECETALGGQRYIMRESRPYCCACYEALYAEYCDTCGEHIGIDHGQMTYEGQHWHATESCFCCARCRLPLLGRPFLPKQGLIFCSRACSLGDDPDASDSCDSAFQGGRTPHCQRRAKAHSAPCRPEDRTAGRKESAAQTAKPSVPNGVPLANGHPPRTSPTQQDLLPNGLGPAPATEQSQSTLGLAHPTPKPDRPISCLEFEGEQPPLFDHSPPRYTSRGTSTTRDSGTTADQTASVAERDKAPRSQRYSMPNLGNHLCPAEICPSPPPSVEPPSSVLRPQHTPRTEPLPPAPAGQLSRSTTARVSFREPISSSFLVEEDDEEEEEGEDPELEQEVVVDFRKEGERSEEADALSGRRNRHHFQRQPFRSGMPPQMELLAVDGPYQHRSFRRGGRARPGSGSALHLATERRFRQPRSERPRLDALDWRGERPPAAARRSPPPPLTLRPARRRHEDSCSTCSSSSDSEEEGFFLGQPIPLPPQLRDAQARRGSAASGDRDRDRDRDRDREGEGDRGGSLRSSLRRRGRANSLSQDKDKSCVVS, from the exons gtgtaTCAGTATTTCAGCTGTATCCCTGAGGACAGGGTGCCCTATGTCAACAGCCCTGGGGAGAGACACCGCATCAAACAACTGCTACACCAGCTTCCAGCCCACGACAGCGAG CCACAGTACTGCAACTCCCTGGACGAGGACGAGCAGAGGGAGCTGAGGCTGTtcagccagcagaggaagagggagaaTCTGGGCAGGGGGGTGGTCAGGCTCTTCCCCGTCACCATGACGGGGGCCATCTGTCAACAG TGCGGCAAGCAGATCCGGGGTGGCGACATCGCGGTGTTCGCCAGCCGGGCGGGGCACGGGGCCTGCTGGCACCCGCAGTGCTTCCAGTGCGCCACCTGCAGCGAGCTGCTGGTGGACCTCATCTACTTCTACCAGGACGGCAAGATCTACTGCGGCCGGCACCACGCTGAGAGCCTCAAGCCGCGCTGCCAGGCCTGCGACGAG ATCATCCTGGCGGACGAGTGCACGGAGGCCGAGGGCCGCCACTGGCACATGAAGCACTTCTGCTGCTTCGAGTGCGAGACGGCGCTGGGCGGCCAGCGCTACATCATGAGGGAGAGCCGGCCCTACTGCTGCGCCTGCTACGAGGCTCTGTACGCGGAGTACTGCGACACCTGCGGCGAGCACATAG GCATTGACCACGGCCAGATGACCTACGAGGGGCAGCACTGGCACGCCACCGAGTCCTGCTTCTGCTGCGCCCGCTGCCGCCTGCCGCTGCTTGGCCGCCCCTTCCTGCCCAAGCAGGGCCTGATCTTCTGCTCGCGGGCCTGCAGCCTGGGCGACGATCCCGACGCCTCCGACTCCTGCGACTCCGCCTTCCAGGGCGGACGCACGCCGCACTGCCAGCGCCGCGCCAAGgcccacagcgccccctgccggcCGGAGGACCGCACTGCGGGCCGCAAGGAGAGCGCAG CTCAGACAGCTAAGCCCTCTGTTCCGAACGGGGTACCCCTGGCCAACGGGCACCCCCCCAGAACGTCGCCTACCCAGCAAGATCTGCTCCCCAACGGCCTGGGTCCCGCTCCAGCAACAGAGCAATCCCAGAGCACCCTGGGGCTCGCTCACCCCACCCCCAAGCCTGACCGTCCAATCAGCTGTCTCGAGTTCGAAGGGGAACAGCCCCCTCTCTTTGACCACTCCCCTCCCAGGTACACCTCTCGTGGAACGTCAACCACAAGGGATTCTGGGACCACAGCAGACCAGACAGCTTCTG TGGCAGAGCGGGACAAAGCCCCACGGTCTCAGCGTTACTCCATGCCAAACCTGGGGAACCACCTATGTCCAGCAGAGAtctgccccagcccccctccCTCTGTGGAGCCCCCCAGCTCTGTGCTGAGACCCCAGCACACGCCCAGGACAGAGCCCCTCCCCCCAGCCCCTGCCGGCCAATTGTCTCGCAGCACCACCGCCCGCGTCAGCTTCCGCGAGCCAATCAGCAGCAGCTTCCTGGTGGAAGAGGACgacgaggaggaagaggaaggggaGGACCCAGAGCTCGAGCAggaagtggtggtggatttccgaaaagagggagagagaagcgaGGAGGCTGATGCACTTTCTGGCAGGAGGAATCGGCACCATTTCCAGCGGCAACCATTCCGGTCAGGAATGCCACCCCAGATGGAGCTCCTGG ctgtggaCGGGCCGTACCAGCACCGCAGCTTCCGGCGCGGGGGGCGGGCCCGGCCGGGCTCGGGGTCCGCCCTGCACCTGGCCACGGAGCGCCGCTTCCGGCAGCCGCGCAGCGAGAGGCCGCGGCTGGACGCGCTGGACTGGCGCGGGGAGAGGCCGCCGGCCGCCGCCCGCCGCTCGCCGCCGCCCCCCCTCACCCTGCGGCCCGCCCGCCGGCGCCACGAGGACTCCTGCTccacctgctcctcctcctccgactCCGAGGAAGAGGGCTTCTTCCTGGGGCAGCCCATCCCCCTGCCCCCCCAGCTGCGGGACGCCCAGGCCCGCCGCGGCTCCGCAGCCTCCGGGGACCGGGATCGGGATCGGGATCGGGATCGGGAccgggagggggagggggacaggGGGGGCAGCCTGCGCTCCAGCctgaggaggagggggagggcgAACAGCCTGAGCCAGGACAAGGACAAGAGCTGTGTGGTGTCCTAA